The genome window ATGGatataaacatattaatatgATATGGATATTATAGAACAAGAACATAAAATAGGTATTTGAATGGCATATAATCtgctttgttgttgttgttgttgtggaaTTGAGAGGGAAATTGATATAAGGTAAACTGTTACACCTGTACTTCTTTCCTCGTTCCAACAAATAAAAGTAACCTGGGGAGTGCAGCCTCCTTGCAGAAAGGcttaattgttttcttttgaAAAGATGTGCTTGCAATTTTCAGTAAGGGCCAATTATACTTTATTTTGAAATCAACTTTTTATGGGAGTGGcccttttatattttgatgctcCAGCATATTTATCTTTGAATTCTCATCTTAACTACTAACCTACTTATCATCTTTTGGACGCtttgtttctttattattgAATACTCATGGCCATAAATAATAGCAGCTTTGGCCATTGAAATTTTTACTTTTCAACTTCATGACTTTTACACATAAATCTTGGCCTGTTGGTCATACTTATCTACTTCCATTCAGCCTTCATTCTATGATTAGTTCATCTTCTTTCCTTGTGAAGAACAGAAACTAGGTGTTAAATGTGTGTACTCCAAGGTACATTTATGCTCTTAACAACACCTTTTCTCTAGTGTTATTGATTTTGAAACAGTTCTTTTACTCCTCTTTAGTTCTATTTAGTTCAAACTCCTTGTCTAAACTAGATCTCCAGAATTCCATTTTTTGATTTACCCCTTCTCTAGGTCATGAACTGATGGAAACTATGTTATAGTATGGAGTACTATAATTGAATGAGcattccatttcttcttcttcttcttctttttttattttattttatttattttttatttatttttaagcaTCACTACTACTCTTTTTGGAACTAGCTGATATATCTTTTTCATTGCATGCCATTTCAGTGAATATTTCACTAAAAAGTGATAGAATTAATCCTCCATCTTGTGTACTTTAACCACTTAGCTGGGCTATATATCTTCCTAATTGTGGTGGAGAGAAGCCTGTACTTTCTAGGTCAGTGTGCACATGAATGTGTGGATAGACCAATTTCTGAACTACAACATGTGAAGGGGCATCTCTCTTGCTGGGATGTCCATTAACATAGTAATAAGAAACGAAAATGAAAATACCATTTATTCTCGGTTGTTCTTGGTTCTTTTGGAGAAACAATTAGGGGATGGGGAATTCTCAAGTTACGGTTGATTAGAATGAACCAAAAAGATTACTGGCTGTGTGTATGGAGTGGTATAAACTAGAATGAATTACACTTGTTTGCTATCTTAGCCTCTTTTGTTCCTTCCactatttaattttgtttttgcagGTGGCTGAGAGGGCCTTGTTTTTATGGAACAATGATCACATTGAGAACTTAATCAAACAAAATCGCAAAGTTATACTGCCAATTATCTTCCCCGCATTGGAGAAAAATTCAAGAACCCACTGGAATCAAGCAGTGCAAAGTTTGACACTAAATGTCCGCAAACTCTTCTCTGATATTGACGCTGAACTTTTTGAGGAGTGCTTGCACAAATTTCAGGAAGATGAATCCCGCGAGCAAGAGATAAAAATGAAACGTGAAGCAACTTGGAAGCGTCTAGAAGAAATTGCTGGGATAAAAGCTGCAAGTAACGAACCAGTTCTCGTCTCCCACAGGGTGGCCCCTCGTGCAACATCTGGCTAAAGACTTGGGAATCCTATTTTGTCACTAGCGCTTCATTGTACTGACTGGCATGATGACTGAGGATGTGAATCATGAACAAGGGATGCCGATTTATCATAACAAGAATCACACTCTCTTCGTTCATGGTATCGTAATGCCTGACATTCTTCGGTTTCACCAGTCACACTCGAGGTGAATGGAACACTATGTTGGATATGAACTACCTCTCCCCGATTTGGACACGAGGGCTGTACATATGGAATTGGGTGGAAATAGTTTCTCAAGATTTTATAGTCTGAACACCTAGCTTGAATTAATTTGGATAGTAAACTAAATGTGGCATTCTCTTTGTTTGTCTAGAAAAGAAAGGGCTTCATTTTGCAGGTCCCCCTCTCTAGATAATTTTGCATGTAGTTTCATTTGTGTACTCTTAATCTGCAGTTCTATATCTGTACCATCATAATAAGTTTAAAAAATGCTGCCTGCCTCCTGCTGCTGCTTCAGATTAATCTGAAAAAAATCTAATTCTAGAGAAGAGATAAAATGCCAAGTCCCTTTAAACCTTCTATTCTGGGCAATTGAGAAAATTGTTCAAAGTTTCAGACTTTATAGCCGGGAATCAGCTAAACATGCTGTGTTGTGTAGGGTCATACATAATAATTCCAAGATTTCCAGGCTGTGTTCCATGCTGATATCCTATGCAACTGATACAGTAGCAATTATTGAGAATGAAGAGTGGACATTAGTTGGCATGATACACAATGATTATGTCCATTAATGTGTTTGGAGTATCATTATAGGAATGATTCTAAGACTTGATGTTTCTTTTTGCATTCATTATCCGTTATCAGTTGATGATGATGTAGAACATAGTACTTCTCTAAATTATTAGGCAAGTCAATAGCGTTCTCGATACGATCTAAATTTAGTTTAAGTactattcataattttaatacGACGAATTCTCtataagaattaaattttttatgtttaggtGCTCGTAACTTTATGGTATTTGTCACTCTTTTTGAAATTACTGGAATCAGAATTCCTTATAACAAAATTAACCCATTTAATCAAGTACAGTAAAATTTAGCTTAAGCCGGCTTAGTTTTCTTTGGTCTCTTTCAGTAAACTATTCAATCCGATCTGCTTCTTCTCCGGCACCAGTACCAGCGGCGCACCACTGCGAATTGTGATCTGATTAGGCCTCACTACCTTGTTAAGAAAGTCTCATGGTGTTTCTATCGGATTAGGCATCTTTTAGATCTCACGACGCATCATATTTTTGCACTCCCGCTTTTCTTTTTTTCGAGCTTCCGTCTTTTTTCTGGAAAGGCAATCTTTTCTACCACTCTTCTAGCTCACTCTTTCCTTTTGCTGGATCTCCCCGATCAGGTACATTTTAGATCTATTTTAGTTCCAACGTTTTGAGTAGACAGTGATGTTTTGCCCGAGTTTAAAGTTAAAAGaggatttatattttttctatcagGGATGAAGTAATTTGATTGGTTCGAGTATGAGAATGCCAGGCTTAAGAGCGAAGCTGAAAGTTGCTGCTTTGGTAATCTTTGTTTTGTGGATATGTCTTGCTGCACTGTACAGTCTCACAAAGCCGATATCCAATGGCTGTATTATGACTTACATGTATCCTACTTATATCCCCGTTTCCGCGCCGGAGAATGTGTCGTCCACCAAGTATGGATTGTACCTGTACCATGAAGGATGGAAAAAGATTGATTTTGATGAGCACCTCAAGCAGCTTTCTGGGATTCCTGTTCTTTTTATCCCTGGCAATGGTGGAAGCTACAAACAGGCAATTTACCCCTTCTTACCTGGTTACAACTTTCAGTGGCACTTTTTGCAATCTCATTGCTATTTGTGTGGTTGAATTTTTCTGATGCCTGCTCAAGGTTTCAATTAAATTGATTGTTAAACCTTATTTGCCTTCCAAATGACAACTGAGTGTTTATATATCTGCACCCCTAATGATTGTTTTGGAAGCCCATCTTTTTATGTTCTCCTCAGTTTAATGTTcatgtaaaataattttctgtTGCATTAGTAGTTTATTAGGAGACTCTGAATGTCGAGGTCAGTTCTAAATTATTGGCTCCCCCTTTCCTTCCAAATGTATGGACTTACAGGTGAGATCCCTAGCTGCAGAATCTGACAGGGCTTATCAAGGGGGCCCTCTCGAGCAGTCATTTTACCAAGAAGCCTTTCAGAGTCTGGGAGGTGGTGTTCAACTTGACGCTGGGAGTGTTCTGTTGCCTAGCCAGTATGCAAGTATGCTTGACTGGTTTGCTGTGGACCTTGAAGGTGAACACTCTGCCATGGATGGTCGGATACTTGAAGAGCACACAGAATATGTTGTATATTCCATTCACAGGGTATTGCTTTTTTCATATTCTAATCCCTGGATGCCATGTTAACAATGGAGCGTAGTACTCCTTGAGCAAAACTAAAGGATATACAATCCTGTCTTCTTTCTCTTTATCAGAACGGATGCTGGGTCCCAAAATATGTGTTCAATACTTCTCATGCTAGTGTTATATGCAGTAATTTTCTGTTCCACTCCACTCCACTCCACCTTGGCTAAAGTTTTTGCCCTTTTGATATTCATTACTGCTTATGACTTGAAGTTCTATTTTACTCAAAGgggaaattttgaatttttagtaGAAAAGAGAAGTCATAAGCAATCTTTAGAAGAGATGCACTTCTCTTTTCACTTAAAATACTTTGCGTGTCATTCTAACCACTGCTTCCCTGCCCCCAAAGTATGCAAGCCATCATTATTGAATACTCCTTGTTCTCCCCTTCCAGAACTATCAATGTGTTCCTGTGCTTGGATTCAATTTTCAGGCTATTATATATCCCCTCCCAGCTTCTGTATTTCTCTATTATTAGTTTTAACTGTTATattgttcttttatttttaagattttGGACCATTATAAAGACATTCGCGATGCTCGAGTTAAGGAAGGTGCCACTGTATCTAGGAGTCTTCCAAGAAGTGTTATATTAGTTGGTCATTCCATGGGTGGCTTTGTTGCTAGAGCTGCAATTGTCCATCCACATTTGAGGAAATCTGCTGTTGAAACTGTCCTGACACTTTCAACTCCTCACCAGTATATTGCTGCTTCTTGAAAAATTTATCTTGATTGCAAACCATCCATGctatgtaaaataaatatatggttTCTCTATCCAGGTCACCTCCTGTCGCATTGCAACCATCCCTTGGTCACTATTATGCACATGTTAATAATGAATGGAAGAAAGGATATGAGATCCAAACTTCTAGGTCTGGACATTATCTGTCTGATCCATTGCTGTCTCGTGTTGTTGTGATCTCCATTTCTGGCGGTTATAATGATTACCAGGTATTCACATCAATAGGTCTTGCATTAAGTTTCAGAgtgattttattttcctttatttgtttgtttgcctataattctataaaagtataaattctTTCACAAACAaactgaaatattttctttaatccCCTTTTGAATAGTATATTAGCCTTAGTATTAGATGGATAAAGAACATTCCAATTTGAGCATTGAATATGGGGCTTTCATGCTCctgagttatttatttatttattttgaggcAATTTTTTGGGATGCAAACACAAGAAGGGAGTTATGCATAAATTATGCTATCCTGTTCTTGCACTACCATCATATAATTTGAcacaaaataattttgtaaaccTTTTCTTTTTGATGGACTCTTTATTAATGTCTAGCACTTGTGCAAGTTGCTTCACTTTATGGTTGCTATTGACTTCCATGATTCTTAATTGTAGGTGCGGGCAAAATTAGAGTCCCTTGATGGCATTGTCCCTCCCACCCATGGCTTTATGATTAGTAGTACAAGCATGAAGAATGTCTGGTTGTCAATGGAGCACCAAGTTATACTGTGGTGTAATCAGCTTGTTGTGCAAGTGAGTAATGTTTCTCATGTGAATCCATATTGCTTTCCTAACACAGATTCTAAATGCTCGATCAACTTTTCAGGTGTCACACACTCTACTTAGTTTGATCGATGAGGAGACCAGTCAACCCTTCCCAGATGCACAAAGAAGACTTGCAATTTTCACAAAGATGCTTCAAAGTGCAATACCTCCAAATTTTAACTGGGTGCAGCAACCACCATTACCCCGACAATTAGGTCATGTCTCTTCTGGTAATGGAAAAACTAATTATGGTATTTGTATTCTAAGCCCTCGTAACTATTGAAAAATCATATGGGATGCTAACTTAATTTTTGCTGAGTATGTATTGTTATACTTTTATCCATGATAGTGTTGGTTGGAGGTGCCCCATTGACGCTTTAAATTGAAAACTAATGGATCTTATCGACACTCCATTTTTTGGACTTGCAATAATAGTTTCCAAAATGATGGggaaattttttgaaaatgctGTGAACTTTACTTTTGATGCAACCATCTTGAAGAAGGCTTTTATGGAATTTATCTTCCCTCACAAATTCCAATTGATTTGTATTTGATGGTTTTGTGGTGAAAGAAATTACTAATTAGTGATACTCTGCTTCTGGACTCTCATTATTCTCTAATTCTAATAAAAAGTTGGACCATAttattaattgatcttttgggATGTAGGATCTGAAGGTAGTAATTATGCTTGTCCTAGTAATACCCATTGGAGTGATGATGGACTGGAAAGGGATCTATACATTGAAACAACCACTGTGACCATTTTAGCAATGGATGGAAGGAGGCGCTGGCTGGATATTCAGAAATTGGTTAGCTCAATTTATAGTTTAACTGCAACTTATTTGGCTCATCTTTAACATGAACTTACTGCAtagtcattttcttttttactatAAAAAATTGCATATATACTTGTGGTCAAGGTTACTTTAATGTTTGTTCCAGTTTTTCCTCTGAGAGCTTTCACACATGCAACCTGTATCATAAACTTTAGTTGTTGATTTATTATAATCCCTATGACCACTCTCTTTGAATACTCAGGGAGCAAATGGAAAAACCCACTTTGTTTTTGTCACTAATCTGTCTCCTTGTTCTGGGGTAAGACTACACCTTTGGCCTGAGAAAGGAACTTCAACTTCTGATTTATCTGTTAATAAACGGATCTTAGAAGTCACATCTAAGATGGTAAATATTCCATCAGGACCTGCTCCAAGGCAGGTATTTACTCTTGCAAACTCTTCTTTTTGCGTAAAGTTCTGCATAAATGGTAGCTAATTTTTCCTGAAACATTTATTTAATAGATTGAACCAGGCAGTCAAACTGAGCAAGCGCCTCCTTCTGCCATTTTATGGTTGCATCCAACTGATATGCATGGCTTCCGATTTCTGACAATATCAGTGGCACCTCGCCAGGTATTCATCTTCCGTGACTTTGAGAATATGCTTTAACCTTTGGTAGTCTCTGAGTGCTTGTTTTTCTTTGATTCAATTGTTtagaaaatatcaataaatcattaaaatatgAAGTTTTTTCTTACCTTTTGAATATTCTTATTGTTTGATTCTGTATGTTCATACAGTAACTTTCTGATGCTCAGACTGTTTCAGGAAGACCACCACCAGCCGCTTCCATGGGTGTTGGGCAATTCTTTAATCCTGATGAAGGGAAAATAGAAGTGTCTCCTCAATCAGTGATTCCTATGATATACACTCAAAAGGTTAGTAACTTAGTATTTCTAAGGTTCATTTCATGAACTGGATAATCCAGCAGACAGCAGTCATGGATATTTTCTAAGTTTAATTTTGGATCTGTTGCGGAATGACTTCAATTCTGCAGGACATTCAATTGAAGGAAGATCATCCTCTTGCAATCAATATGTTGTTCTCCATTAGCTTAGGCCTTTTGCCTGTTACATTGTCTGTCAAAACCACTGGCTGTGGGATACAAAAGTCAGCATTCTCAGTTGATGAGCCAGGAGACATGGAAATTAGCAGTAAGGACCCCTCTCCTCCCCTGCCCCACCATTTTCTCCTTTGCAATGAAAAAAGAAACCTTTCTATGCCTTCTtccaattttatatttatttactattaGGAAGTCGGTATGCTTTTTTCGGGTGATGGTGAATAATTGATCAATAAGCAAGTTCTATTGTCCAATGTACCTGTTTTAAATTATACAGAGAAAGTCAAGAAAACCTTTCAGATGCATGCTGTATGCATTCATTTTATGTCAAACTTACTGTGAAGATGACTGATACCTAAAATGAAATAAGTTTTCAGTTCAAGTTTTGAGTTCACTTTTGTGCTTTTTGTATTAAATATCCTTCTCATGCAAACTCTCATTCTCTGAAAATGCAGAGCTTTGTAAGCTCCGGTGCTTCCCGCCTGTAGCTATGGCATGGGATGCCACATCTGGACTTCATGTTTTTCCTAATTTGTACTCCGAAACTATTATGGTGGATTCCTCTCCAGGGACCTGGAGTTCGAACTCAGAGTCAGAGAAGACAAATGTATTGTTGTTGGTAAGATAACTGAACCAGTGGTCATTTTGTGGCTCTATTTTTATACCTTCAAGGCTTTAATCATAAGATTTGTTGCACACATGTCTTGCAGATTGACCCACACTGTTCATATAGAACGAGTATTGATGTCCCTGTCACTGTTGCTGCTGGaagatttttacttttatatttttctcaGGTGATATCACATTCCTTAATGTTTGATGTCATTTAGAACTTCCTTCaaatgattgtttttttttttgagtaccccTTCAAATGTAGTTTGTGATATGACTATTATTGATTGTCACTGTGGggaaaaaatcaaattgatgctAAAGCAAACTAAACATAGCTAGTAGACAATAATTTAAAGATTATAATTTTTCCCCCATCCTACTCCTGGATGCCTTTTATCAGTTTATTCACTCCATTACTTTGGCTTTTAAATTTGGATTTTTGAGGTTGCTGCATTAAACTTCCACTGTGCTTTGACTTATAAGTGTTTGGTGTTATGTGCTGCAGATCATTGGTTTTTCAATTGCTGTTATCTTTTTCGCTTTGATGAGGCAAGCATATGCCTGGGAGCTTGACCTGCCCATTCCTTCGCTTCTTTCAGCCATAGAGTCAAATATGAGACTGCCATTGCCATTTATCCCTCTAGCCCTAGTTCCCATTTTACTTGCTTTGCTACTTTCTTACCTATACTCTCAACCACTTCCTTCAGTCATAAGTTTCATTATCACCTCAACAGTTTGTTATTTATTTGCAAATGGGTTGATGATGGTGCTGATAACGATCTCCCTGTCAGTGTTCTATATAGCTGCAACAATACATGCTTTTGTCAAGAAACGGTTAGTGACTTTATGTATATGAATGTACTTATCACTCTTTAACACATTCTCTAATACGTAGTAATTTTTACTTGTATATTGCTCTTTTCTTGATAAGTATGTGTATTACTTGCtgttgaataaaaaaaaacacaaacattACAACTTGCAATAAGAACATTCAGCTAAAACAATGAGCTAATGATTTACAGGTGGCAAACATTGGAAAACAATTGGTGTTTTCACTTTGTTCATTGGTTTCTGAATCTTTCCTATGCTGTTTTGTCATCTAAggtaatatttcattttcattcaatAAGTATAAAACAGGATTCAATTTGTTTGAGTACAGATTAATATGAAACAAGAGTGGTTTTGTTTTCATGTTCAGAAATGAAATTGATTAGTCAAAAGTTTCAAGTTCTTGTAATCTTTGCAGCTGAGTTTCTAGACTCCATCAAACAcacttgtttttttaattacttaatgattaaaattcaaaattgaaaatcatATTAATTGATGATTTGATATGATCTTTTATGCATTAAGCAGGTGGTGAGGATAGTAGCATCCAATCCTTCACTTGTTATTGCACTGGTTGCTTCTACACTTGTGTGCTTTGTTCATCCTGCATTGGGTCTATTTTTGTTGCTGTTGTCTCATGCTGTCTGTTGTCACAATGCTCTGTCAAGGTACATTCCAAGCCAAGGCTTCTCTTTCCTGATACTAGGGGCTTGGCTTCACTAAAAACACTTGTTCTTTTTGTAAACAGTTTTTTAATGGCCTCATTTCGCAGCCATATACAAACTAAGGAGTTGAGAGGGTCTGGAAATGAACAATTGAATAAATCGAGGCAGCCTATACCCAAGTATAATGGTGAAACAAGCAAGCATGTTCCTCTGAAGGAAAATAGCCCCACTGGCCTGGAGAATGTGAAAAGCTATGCTGACACACAACTAGAAATATTCCACCACCGACACGGCCTGCTTATCTTGCATCTGCTTGCAACACTAATGTTTATTCCCTCACTCGTGGCTTGGCTTCAGGTATgtagtgatttttattttatttatacaattgACATGGATCCAAGAACCATGCTTTGTGCGTATTCATATATTGGCTTCTTCACTTATGCAGAGGATCGGCGTTGGTCAGAGCTTTCCATGGTTTTTGGACTCCATACTCTGTATTGGTGTTCTGCTTCACGGCATTTGTGACTCAAGGCCCGAGTTTAacttcttctttccttttccGGGCTTTCAAGGGTGGGAGATAAAACTCAGCTTGGCATATCTTCTGGCTGGATATGCATCATGTCTTTGTGGTCTGGCCTTGGCTCCTTATGGCACATTTTATGCCATGGCCAGCATTGGGGTTATTTCGTTTGCTTTCAGGATCATACAGAGGAGGAACAGGGAGAAGGGGGAGACTTACTACCGCAGCCGAAAGCATTCTCATAGACACTGACAGGTTCTTTTAAAGTGTGATTTCTTGAATATTTGGAGTTGCACAGCTGTATACCCATTGTTCAATATAATTCATGTATGTTGTATTAGGATTTCATAGTTTCATGCCAAAATTTTGCCATGCTAAATGAGTTGAACTAGCGGATTACTTGTTTTTCTCACTAATCCATGTAATCAATCAGTTGCGTGTTAGGACATTAATTGTGCTGTACTGACTTGACTTGTATCTTCCACATATAAATGCAGAATCTACCTATCTTTACTAATGGCTTATTACAGAACAGATTTGTGATTGCAAGCAAATGCTCTGTCTAGTCTTGTTGCTCATCTTCTTGCCACGGCAACCTGTGGGTGTTTGAGTCGGTGAATGTTCGCAGGACTTGATCCCTTAGGCTTTTGTCTGTAACCTCACAAAACCGGGTGTGCCAGTCTGCCGGCTCAACCGCTCTGGTTCCTAACCCCGGGGCTCGGTCTTTAGACCCTGCATTTCGATCTTGTTGCCAGTCCGACACATATGTAGCAACCCTCCTATGAAACTTCTCCTTGAACACTTGCCAAACCTGGTACTTGTAGTGGTTCACCACCATCACATTTCTATCTATGTTCCCAGATTTGTATCCCCGGCTGAGCCGAAAATGGTGCACCACGTTCATCAATGTAGGATCCAACGCCTCCGGTCTCACTATGCTCTTATGCCTCTCCGGGTAAGCCAGTCGACACGTGTACCCAACTGTGACACCTTCTATAGGGACCTCTTTGAGCCCTGACGGACCAAAGCTATGACACGGTACACGTAACTCTGCAATGCCGCTAGTTTGCCGTGTCAAAACCTCTTGTATTGACGTGTTTTTAGACAAATAAAGGAATTCATCCACGTCTATAAACCCGACCCACTCGCACAAGTCTCTTGCCCGAAGCGCACAATGGGCAAACCCAGCCTCTTGAGTTTTGATCCAAGGCCACACATGTCGCGAAATGTTATAATGTTCCCCTAGTGAGTTGAGTATGTCTTCAATGTTGTCGTCGCTATTGTTGTCGTAGATGAACCATCGTTGCACCCCTATCTCAGCATGGTACATTATCCATTCTCGTAAGAATCGAGCTTGATTCTTTAACATGGTACACACGCACATTCTGTGCTCTTTCCTATCCGTCGGGCTGGGCTTTAGTCTAACTTGGGGCCGGGCTATAGAGTCCAACGGTCCCTTCCCAACCTTTCTAACTGAAACCTTAATGGGATCATTTCCGAATCTCAGCGGGCTGTTCATGTTCAGTACGCTCAAAGGTGTTTTACACCGTACGATTTCCTGGGCAATAGATACGACGTAGGAATGTAGCATGAGTTTTGGGTTCTTGAAATCCCAACCGTACACGCATCTAAATTTGGTTGGGTCAGACACCTTCCCACCCCTTAGATTAAAGCCCTTCACAAACACAACTGTGGTGTTGTCCCAGTCGATGATTGCCTCGTACGCCAGTGAGTCCCACTTGTATGTGGGCCCTGCTAGTGCTGGAAGCTGGTTATCTCTCGTCTTTTTCACAGCGAGGGAGACCTGAGTGCCACGTGGAGGAGGCTGGCACCTTACGATCTGGCGGCCCGAATACTGATCGTCAACTGACTTTGGAGGAGCCTCCGATGACGACGGCGAAGAAGAGTCTGGAGACGTGTAAACGCAGCTGAGCTCCTCTTTTGTAAATAACCGGGTTGAAGAAGGGTATTTTAGGAAAAAGAGCGCCTCGTCCGGCGAAATGACGGcttctggaattaactccacTGAATTCTCCGGTGCATCGCCGGGGATCACTCCCATCGCAGATGCACTCCACGTCGTCACTAACCGTGGACAAAACCCTGTTCAATGAtttaatattcaattatatattaactCACCCTACCTTCACGCAACAAAAATCTATTCAATCTTAGCTTTACAAAAAAAAGTtgatcttttaataaaaaagaaaactatATAGACAACGAAGTTAATTAAAGCTTAATCACAGAGATGATGAAAGTACGTACCTAGGAAGAAGAGGCGACTAGTGGAGAAAGCAAagccggagaagaagagaagaataagaagaagagtGGAACAGATGAAAAAGTTGCATGGCTTTACTGGTATAGACGACAACGACGATCCTTTTTTGCAATCTTTCATCGCCGACGATGAATCCACCAACTGATCTTTCCGATGATCTCCTCTTACGTTAATggatatatgtgtatatacatacaaattGAATAAACCTATTATTTGTGCGTAGTTGTGGttataataactattattataaGATAGTTGTGGTGgcttaattatatttgtgtttttaatgAAGTGGTGAGTCTTATATTGTATGATGAATATCACTATCAGAATAAATAGGCCACCATTAGTAGCACTGCACGCAGCAGTTTTTGAAGTGGTCTCTCcttatatattcttccctatcTCCATCTAAAAGCAAAGTCTCCTACGATCCGGTCggtttattattttaacattttcttgTTATGTAGTTTTCTGTTTTTTTGGAGTacagtttcatatatattaatattactgTGTACCCGAAGACCTGCAAGTCATTCTAGCTTGTATGTACAAGGAAATGAAGTTAGCAGAAATTGAGGGAGACGGCGAGATGAGATGAGGTTGTTGACATGTTACTTTCCTTTCGAATTTGCATAATCAATACCTAGCTAATAAGGCTTGTCAGTATAAAATTTGA of Ipomoea triloba cultivar NCNSP0323 chromosome 3, ASM357664v1 contains these proteins:
- the LOC116014281 gene encoding glycosyltransferase family 92 protein RCOM_0530710, encoding MKDCKKGSSLSSIPVKPCNFFICSTLLLILLFFSGFAFSTSRLFFLGFCPRLVTTWSASAMGVIPGDAPENSVELIPEAVISPDEALFFLKYPSSTRLFTKEELSCVYTSPDSSSPSSSEAPPKSVDDQYSGRQIVRCQPPPRGTQVSLAVKKTRDNQLPALAGPTYKWDSLAYEAIIDWDNTTVVFVKGFNLRGGKVSDPTKFRCVYGWDFKNPKLMLHSYVVSIAQEIVRCKTPLSVLNMNSPLRFGNDPIKVSVRKVGKGPLDSIARPQVRLKPSPTDRKEHRMCVCTMLKNQARFLREWIMYHAEIGVQRWFIYDNNSDDNIEDILNSLGEHYNISRHVWPWIKTQEAGFAHCALRARDLCEWVGFIDVDEFLYLSKNTSIQEVLTRQTSGIAELRVPCHSFGPSGLKEVPIEGVTVGYTCRLAYPERHKSIVRPEALDPTLMNVVHHFRLSRGYKSGNIDRNVMVVNHYKYQVWQVFKEKFHRRVATYVSDWQQDRNAGSKDRAPGLGTRAVEPADWHTRFCEVTDKSLRDQVLRTFTDSNTHRLPWQEDEQQD